Proteins co-encoded in one Candidatus Binatus sp. genomic window:
- the glmM gene encoding phosphoglucosamine mutase, translating to MSTHRKLFGTDGVRGVANQEPITSETALKLGRALAHVFRNSTGRHRRILIGKDTRLSGYMLETAIESGICSMGVDVWLVGPLPTPAIAFLTRSMRADAGVVISASHNPFQDNGIKFFSREGFKLDDQTERRIEALVFDETEVGKHRARAGDIGKAARIDDALGRYLVFLKSCLPRSVAFDGMKVAIDCANGAAYKVGPDALEELGAEVVAIAAEPNGTNINLNCGATHLDAIRQTVAREHANVGIALDGDGDRVMLIDERGEVFDGDDMMALLGRKLAAQGRLSHNAVVATVMSNFGLELALRDAGVRLIRTEVGDPAVAREMRLNSYNLGGEQSGHVIFMDYSTTGDGMISALMVLAQMAESGRTLSELRAMRRVPQVLENVRVRHRVPIAEMPDVQRIIADAERRLAGAGRLLVRYSGTEMLARVMVEGADGVQIKTLAQEIGAAIQKYAGPQ from the coding sequence ATGAGCACCCATCGTAAACTGTTCGGCACCGACGGCGTCCGCGGAGTCGCCAATCAGGAGCCGATTACCTCCGAGACCGCGCTGAAGCTCGGCCGTGCGCTCGCTCATGTGTTCCGCAATTCCACCGGTCGTCATCGCAGAATTCTGATCGGCAAGGACACCCGCCTCTCGGGCTACATGCTCGAGACCGCGATCGAGTCCGGAATCTGCTCGATGGGCGTGGACGTATGGCTGGTGGGTCCTCTCCCCACCCCCGCGATCGCGTTTCTGACCCGCAGCATGCGCGCCGACGCGGGCGTGGTCATATCGGCCTCGCACAATCCCTTCCAGGACAACGGCATCAAGTTTTTTTCGCGCGAAGGATTCAAACTCGACGACCAGACCGAGCGCCGAATCGAAGCGCTGGTATTCGACGAAACCGAGGTCGGGAAGCATCGCGCGCGCGCCGGCGATATCGGCAAGGCGGCGCGAATCGACGACGCGCTCGGCCGTTACCTGGTGTTTCTGAAGTCGTGCCTGCCGCGCTCGGTCGCATTCGACGGGATGAAGGTCGCGATCGATTGCGCCAACGGCGCGGCCTACAAGGTCGGCCCCGACGCGCTCGAGGAACTGGGCGCCGAGGTCGTGGCGATCGCGGCCGAGCCCAACGGCACCAACATCAATCTGAATTGCGGCGCGACGCACCTCGACGCGATCCGCCAGACCGTTGCGCGCGAGCACGCCAACGTCGGCATCGCGCTCGACGGCGACGGCGATCGCGTGATGCTGATCGACGAGCGCGGCGAGGTCTTCGACGGCGACGACATGATGGCGCTGCTCGGCCGCAAGCTCGCCGCCCAAGGCCGGCTTAGCCACAACGCCGTGGTTGCAACCGTGATGAGCAACTTCGGACTCGAGCTGGCGCTTCGCGACGCGGGCGTGCGGCTGATCCGCACCGAGGTCGGCGACCCCGCCGTCGCGCGCGAGATGCGGCTGAACTCGTACAACCTGGGTGGCGAGCAGTCGGGCCACGTGATCTTCATGGATTACTCGACCACCGGCGACGGAATGATTAGCGCGTTGATGGTGCTCGCACAGATGGCCGAGAGTGGGCGCACGCTCAGCGAACTCCGCGCGATGCGCCGCGTGCCGCAAGTTCTGGAAAACGTGCGCGTCCGGCATCGCGTGCCGATTGCCGAGATGCCCGACGTTCAACGAATCATCGCCGACGCCGAGCGGCGCTTGGCCGGCGCCGGCCGGCTGCTGGTGCGATATTCGGGGACCGAGATGCTCGCGCGCGTGATGGTCGAAGGCGCCGACGGTGTTCAGATCAAAACGCTCGCCCAGGAAATCGGCGCCGCCATCCAGAAGTACGCCGGCCCGCAGTGA
- a CDS encoding CdaR family protein, with amino-acid sequence MRLGDFKNLFKVRGVRRLRGADIGLRTFAVVLAIGLWIFVNAGERGSVEPLTVPISYRALPPGMVIVNHPPTLVKIEVTGPRTLLSLLDPERLTLKIDLRGVAAGQSEFKIYPAMFNVGRNTAVTSISPDQLSLDVDRLVTRDVPVHLAVQGKVEPGYTITSVDITPPTVTIAGPSRFVTPLTSVSTEPFDLKGLTADADRSVDIVAPNPALGFSTGHVDARINVAEAIADREFRAVDVEVRDSGFKYRVEPRQATLTIRGPAVKLAALALKGLAYVDAKGVAPGSHELPLQVTLPDGMQLVRQLPDKVRLRIYHEKLTTTADEHPS; translated from the coding sequence ATGAGGCTGGGCGACTTCAAAAATTTGTTCAAAGTTAGGGGCGTGCGGCGGCTCCGCGGCGCCGACATCGGGCTGCGCACATTTGCGGTGGTGCTCGCGATCGGGCTGTGGATATTCGTCAACGCGGGCGAGCGGGGCTCAGTCGAGCCGCTCACGGTGCCGATCAGCTATCGCGCGCTGCCGCCGGGGATGGTGATCGTGAACCATCCGCCGACGCTCGTAAAAATCGAAGTCACCGGTCCGCGCACCCTGCTGTCGCTGTTGGATCCCGAGCGGCTCACGCTCAAAATCGATCTGCGCGGCGTTGCGGCCGGACAATCCGAGTTCAAGATATATCCCGCGATGTTCAACGTGGGACGAAATACCGCCGTGACCAGCATCTCGCCCGATCAATTGTCGCTTGATGTCGATCGCCTGGTTACCCGCGACGTGCCGGTCCATCTGGCGGTTCAGGGCAAGGTCGAGCCGGGCTACACGATTACCTCGGTCGATATTACGCCGCCAACCGTCACCATCGCCGGGCCCAGCCGCTTCGTCACGCCGCTTACGTCGGTCAGCACGGAACCCTTCGACTTGAAGGGACTCACCGCGGATGCCGACCGCTCGGTTGATATCGTGGCGCCCAATCCGGCGTTGGGATTCTCTACCGGTCATGTCGATGCGCGGATCAATGTCGCGGAGGCGATTGCCGACCGTGAGTTTCGCGCGGTTGACGTGGAAGTCAGGGACAGTGGCTTCAAGTACCGCGTCGAACCCAGGCAGGCCACGCTGACGATTCGCGGGCCCGCGGTCAAGCTCGCGGCTCTCGCGCTGAAGGGGCTGGCCTATGTTGACGCCAAGGGCGTTGCACCCGGCTCGCACGAATTGCCGCTCCAGGTGACACTGCCCGACGGAATGCAGTTGGTGCGCCAGCTACCCGACAAGGTTAGACTGCGGATCTATCACGAGAAGCTGACAACTACTGCCGATGAGCACCCATCGTAA
- the cdaA gene encoding diadenylate cyclase CdaA: MHNYIPMIPQPRWQDVVDILIVAYVIYRIALLIRGTRTMQMVVGMVIVGGAFVASQVLGLFTLNWLLNNFLGSLFVILVVIFQADIRRALTRVGARSFLGRNAAAVTPAEEIATAAAWLSARRVGALIVIEQDDGLGEFVESGRTVDAKVSPELLETIFTNGSPLHDGAVIINGDRILAAACLLPLSQNPNVSLALGTRHRAAIGMSEDSDAVVLVVSEEDGTISLARGGVLSRGLEPAEVLSTLRKLPG, encoded by the coding sequence ATGCATAACTACATACCCATGATACCGCAGCCGCGATGGCAGGACGTCGTTGACATCCTGATCGTGGCCTACGTGATATACCGGATCGCGCTATTGATCCGCGGCACGCGCACGATGCAGATGGTGGTCGGGATGGTGATCGTGGGCGGCGCATTCGTCGCGTCGCAGGTGCTCGGACTGTTCACGCTCAACTGGCTCTTGAACAACTTCCTTGGTTCGTTGTTTGTGATCCTGGTGGTTATCTTTCAGGCCGACATTCGCCGCGCGCTGACCCGGGTCGGTGCGCGGTCCTTCCTGGGCCGCAATGCGGCTGCGGTCACGCCTGCGGAGGAAATAGCCACCGCCGCGGCGTGGCTTTCGGCGCGTCGAGTCGGCGCGCTGATAGTGATCGAACAGGACGACGGCCTGGGCGAGTTCGTCGAGAGCGGAAGAACCGTTGACGCCAAGGTCTCGCCCGAGCTGCTCGAAACGATTTTCACCAATGGCTCTCCGCTGCATGATGGCGCCGTGATCATAAACGGCGACCGGATACTCGCCGCGGCGTGCCTGCTGCCGCTGTCGCAAAACCCCAACGTAAGCCTGGCGCTGGGCACGCGTCATCGCGCGGCGATTGGAATGAGCGAGGACAGCGACGCGGTTGTGCTGGTCGTGTCCGAGGAGGACGGCACGATTTCTCTTGCCCGCGGCGGCGTTCTGAGCCGTGGACTGGAACCAGCCGAGGTCCTGTCCACACTGAGGAAGCTGCCGGGTTAG
- the folP gene encoding dihydropteroate synthase has translation MRKRTPHPSHLKLCDGRVIEFPAVMGVLNVTPDSFSDGGRYLDTDRAVEHALAMEAAGAGLIDVGGESSRPAGASEVPVEVELARVRPVLARLSKRLGVPISIDTRRAEVARVALDSGAAIINDITALEHDCEMAPLAAQTKCAVVLMHMRGGLANHLEFARYRDVVREVVEFLEARARFAAAAGVVRSRIILDPGLGFAKTAQHNLKLLAALPALCALGYPVLVGASRKSFVARIAGAGERELEFGTAAANALAVAAGASIVRVHDAGAAVAVVAMAAAITRRDRRFRRNA, from the coding sequence ATGCGCAAGCGCACGCCTCATCCCTCGCATCTCAAGCTTTGCGACGGTCGTGTAATCGAGTTCCCCGCGGTAATGGGCGTGCTCAACGTCACGCCCGACTCCTTCTCCGACGGCGGCAGATACCTAGACACGGACCGCGCCGTCGAGCACGCGCTTGCGATGGAAGCGGCAGGCGCCGGCCTGATCGACGTCGGCGGTGAATCGTCGCGTCCCGCGGGCGCGTCCGAGGTCCCGGTCGAGGTCGAGCTCGCGCGAGTCAGGCCGGTGCTCGCGCGCTTAAGCAAGCGCCTCGGCGTGCCAATCTCGATCGACACGCGCCGCGCGGAGGTCGCGCGCGTCGCGCTCGACTCCGGCGCGGCGATCATCAACGATATCACGGCGCTTGAGCACGACTGCGAAATGGCGCCGCTGGCGGCGCAAACGAAGTGCGCGGTGGTGCTGATGCATATGCGCGGCGGTCTCGCCAATCATCTCGAGTTCGCACGCTACCGCGACGTGGTGCGCGAGGTCGTCGAATTTCTGGAGGCGCGCGCGCGATTTGCCGCCGCGGCGGGAGTTGTGCGCTCGCGAATCATCCTCGACCCGGGACTAGGCTTCGCCAAGACGGCCCAGCATAATCTGAAATTGCTGGCCGCCTTGCCCGCCCTCTGTGCGCTCGGCTATCCCGTATTGGTGGGAGCGTCGCGCAAGAGCTTTGTGGCGCGAATTGCCGGTGCCGGCGAGCGCGAGCTGGAATTCGGCACCGCGGCTGCCAACGCGCTGGCAGTGGCCGCCGGCGCGTCGATTGTGCGCGTGCACGACGCAGGTGCGGCCGTCGCCGTGGTGGCAATGGCCGCGGCGATAACCCGGCGGGACCGGCGGTTCAGGCGCAATGCATAA
- the ftsH gene encoding ATP-dependent zinc metalloprotease FtsH has protein sequence MNQFSRSIALWLVLGLMFLLLFNIFSRQQPKEPEIIFSDFLNQVEKNQVAQATIQGNLIKGDTTSGEHFKTYAPEDPDLVKTLREKGVKIAAKPVEGDPWWMVALVQWFPILVLAALWIFFMRQMQIGGGKAMSFGKSRAKLLTENTHKVTFGDVAGIDEAKDELEEIIQFLRDPKRFTRLGGRIPKGVLLVGAPGTGKTLLARAIAGEAGVPFFSISGSDFVEMFVGVGASRVRDLFVQGKKHAPCIIFIDEIDAVGRHRGAGLGGGHDEREQTLNQLLVEMDGFEANEGVILVAATNRPDVLDPALLRPGRFDRRVVVPLPDVKGREGILKVHTRKVPLSDDVDATKLARSTPGFAGADLENLVNEAALLAARRNKDKVEMSDFELAKDKVMMGAERRSMVMSGSERKIIAYHEGGHALVAMLQPGADPVHKVTIIPRGMALGVTQQLPLDDRYTYPRDYLVTRLAVMFGGRTAEELVFGQMTTGAGNDIEKATELARKMVCEWGMSKELGPMTFGRREEQIFLGRDISHHKDYSEQTALEIDREVRRIIDDSYQKARQLLSDHLPLLHAIAARLLEKEVLDGSEVEAMVTAFREGRELPPSPAAVRNDFPPRPGAEPGKEKRADNENESPVPGLPPKPVLV, from the coding sequence ATGAACCAGTTTTCTCGCAGTATTGCGCTATGGCTAGTGCTGGGACTGATGTTCCTGCTGCTGTTCAATATCTTCAGCAGGCAACAGCCCAAAGAACCCGAAATAATTTTCTCGGACTTCCTCAATCAGGTTGAGAAAAACCAGGTCGCCCAGGCGACGATTCAGGGAAATCTAATCAAGGGCGACACTACCAGCGGGGAGCATTTCAAGACCTACGCGCCCGAGGATCCCGACCTGGTCAAGACGCTGCGCGAAAAGGGCGTCAAGATCGCGGCCAAGCCGGTCGAAGGCGATCCGTGGTGGATGGTCGCGCTGGTGCAGTGGTTCCCGATCTTAGTGCTGGCGGCGCTGTGGATTTTCTTCATGCGCCAGATGCAAATCGGCGGCGGCAAGGCGATGTCGTTCGGCAAGAGCCGAGCCAAGCTGCTGACTGAAAATACCCATAAAGTTACCTTCGGCGACGTGGCGGGAATCGACGAGGCCAAGGACGAGCTCGAAGAGATAATTCAATTTTTGCGCGACCCCAAGCGCTTCACCCGGCTGGGCGGCAGAATCCCCAAGGGCGTGCTGCTGGTCGGGGCGCCGGGAACCGGCAAGACGCTGCTCGCGCGGGCGATCGCCGGCGAAGCGGGCGTGCCGTTCTTTTCGATCTCGGGATCGGACTTTGTCGAGATGTTTGTGGGCGTGGGCGCGTCGCGCGTGCGCGACCTGTTCGTCCAGGGCAAGAAGCATGCGCCGTGCATCATCTTTATAGACGAGATCGATGCGGTGGGACGTCATCGCGGGGCCGGCCTTGGCGGCGGTCACGATGAACGCGAACAGACGCTCAACCAGTTGCTGGTCGAGATGGACGGATTCGAGGCCAACGAGGGCGTGATCCTGGTGGCCGCCACCAATCGCCCCGACGTGCTCGACCCGGCGTTGCTGCGCCCGGGCCGCTTCGATCGGCGGGTGGTGGTGCCGCTGCCCGACGTCAAGGGGCGCGAGGGCATTCTCAAGGTCCACACCCGCAAGGTGCCGCTGTCCGACGACGTCGATGCGACCAAGCTTGCGCGTTCGACCCCGGGCTTCGCCGGAGCCGACCTGGAGAACCTTGTCAACGAGGCCGCGCTGCTGGCGGCGCGCCGCAACAAGGACAAGGTCGAGATGTCCGACTTCGAGCTGGCCAAGGACAAGGTGATGATGGGCGCGGAACGGCGCTCGATGGTGATGTCGGGCTCGGAGCGCAAGATAATCGCTTATCATGAAGGCGGGCATGCGTTGGTCGCGATGCTTCAGCCCGGTGCGGACCCGGTCCACAAGGTTACGATTATCCCGCGCGGGATGGCGCTTGGCGTGACGCAGCAATTGCCGCTGGACGATCGCTACACCTATCCCCGCGACTACCTGGTGACGCGGTTGGCGGTGATGTTCGGCGGCCGCACCGCGGAAGAACTCGTGTTCGGCCAGATGACGACCGGCGCGGGCAACGACATCGAAAAGGCGACCGAGCTCGCGCGCAAAATGGTCTGCGAATGGGGCATGAGCAAGGAGCTGGGCCCGATGACCTTCGGCCGGCGCGAGGAACAGATCTTTTTGGGCCGCGATATCTCGCATCATAAGGATTACTCCGAGCAGACCGCGCTCGAGATCGATCGCGAAGTGCGCCGCATCATCGATGACTCGTATCAGAAGGCGCGCCAGCTCCTGTCGGATCATCTGCCGCTGCTTCACGCGATCGCCGCGCGGCTGCTCGAGAAGGAAGTGCTCGACGGCAGCGAAGTCGAGGCGATGGTGACGGCGTTCCGCGAAGGGCGCGAGCTGCCGCCGTCGCCGGCCGCGGTGCGCAACGATTTTCCGCCGCGTCCGGGCGCGGAACCGGGCAAGGAGAAGCGCGCCGACAACGAAAACGAAAGCCCGGTGCCCGGACTCCCGCCCAAACCGGTCCTCGTGTAG
- the tilS gene encoding tRNA lysidine(34) synthetase TilS, whose translation MVRDAENIVVGAVEAALARARIRRGASILIGLSGGADSVALTCALLELRQRLGLRIAAAHLNHRIRGDESDRDEAFVRAMCARLGVELIVERAEGLDASISSANLEERAREVRRDFLGRVADRIGADFVALGHHRDDQAETVLMRLMRGAGAAGMAAMAEHGPGRLIRPMLSVSRADIRGYLDARAVAFVEDSTNSSRGILRNRIRAELLPMLEREYAPGLGGRLVEVAAEMRSLDELVAAIAARELDAMRRRGGALDVSGFSGMNRAVQPVAIRLFLSERMGSLRAISRAHIEAMRQLILEGGPSDSIDLPGGWRAGREYHLIRVAHPRAKREAGAAVGAAAGFSVAIAADGITVVEAAGFAFEASTNPAAHASMPDSSFSLVAMFDAAKIADAGMVARNFMKGDRMHPMGMRGTRKVHDVFVDRKLPRARRERFPVVTVGGEIAWLPGLARADCALVTKATETVLRVEASEIAA comes from the coding sequence ATGGTTCGGGATGCGGAAAATATCGTGGTCGGCGCGGTCGAGGCGGCGCTTGCGCGCGCGCGGATCCGTCGGGGCGCATCGATACTGATCGGGCTTTCCGGCGGGGCGGATTCGGTTGCGCTTACTTGTGCGCTGCTTGAACTTCGCCAGAGGCTGGGACTCCGGATTGCGGCGGCGCATTTGAACCATCGGATTCGAGGGGATGAGTCGGATCGCGACGAAGCTTTCGTGCGCGCCATGTGCGCGCGACTTGGGGTTGAATTGATCGTCGAACGCGCCGAGGGACTCGACGCGTCGATTTCCAGCGCGAACCTGGAGGAGCGGGCGCGCGAGGTGCGCCGCGATTTCCTCGGTCGCGTCGCGGACCGCATCGGTGCGGACTTTGTCGCGCTCGGGCACCATCGCGACGACCAGGCCGAGACCGTGCTGATGCGCCTGATGCGCGGCGCCGGCGCGGCGGGGATGGCGGCGATGGCCGAGCACGGGCCGGGTCGGTTGATTCGTCCGATGCTGTCGGTTTCGCGCGCCGACATTCGCGGCTATCTGGACGCGCGCGCGGTTGCGTTCGTGGAAGATTCGACGAATTCGTCGCGCGGCATTCTGCGCAACCGGATTCGCGCCGAACTGCTCCCGATGCTCGAGCGCGAGTACGCGCCGGGGCTTGGCGGGCGGCTGGTGGAAGTTGCGGCCGAGATGCGCTCGCTCGACGAGCTGGTCGCGGCGATTGCCGCGCGCGAATTGGACGCGATGCGCCGGCGCGGCGGCGCGCTCGACGTGTCGGGATTCAGCGGGATGAATCGCGCGGTGCAACCGGTTGCGATTCGGCTGTTTCTCTCCGAGCGGATGGGATCTTTGCGCGCAATTTCGCGCGCGCATATCGAAGCGATGCGTCAACTCATCCTGGAAGGCGGTCCGAGCGACTCGATCGATCTTCCGGGCGGCTGGCGCGCCGGGCGCGAGTACCATCTGATTCGAGTGGCGCATCCGCGGGCCAAGCGCGAAGCAGGCGCCGCGGTCGGCGCCGCCGCGGGATTCTCGGTTGCGATTGCGGCGGACGGAATCACAGTCGTGGAAGCGGCGGGCTTTGCGTTCGAGGCTTCGACGAATCCGGCCGCGCACGCGTCGATGCCGGATAGTTCGTTTTCGCTGGTCGCGATGTTCGATGCCGCGAAAATCGCGGACGCAGGGATGGTCGCGCGCAATTTTATGAAGGGCGACAGGATGCATCCGATGGGGATGCGCGGCACGCGCAAGGTCCATGACGTGTTTGTGGATCGCAAGCTGCCACGCGCAAGGCGGGAGCGCTTCCCGGTGGTCACGGTCGGCGGCGAAATCGCGTGGCTTCCGGGGCTCGCGCGCGCGGACTGCGCGTTGGTCACCAAGGCCACCGAAACCGTACTGCGCGTTGAGGCGTCTGAAATCGCGGCTTAG